Part of the Planctomycetota bacterium genome is shown below.
GCCGCGGGGCTCCGTGTAGAACTGGGCGTAGAAGGAGACGACGCCCCAGACGCGGCTCAGCGGGATGCGCGTCCGGCGGCTGGTCTCCCGTAAGGCCGCCGGCGGCAGGTAGCCGAAACGCTCCTGCACGTCCTGCAGCACGCCGATGAGGTTGGACGCCGGCGAGACGCCCAGGTCGTCCAGGTGCGCGGCGATATCGGCGTCGGGCGGCGGCGGAGGCAGGCCGCGCCGGCGCTGCCTCAGCATGGACCGCGGCGACTGCGCCATCGAATGCCCCTCGTTTGAAAGGTCCTCGGGGGAACTCCGACCAAGTATAGGGATTCGCCCGCGGCCGGACAAGGCGAGAATTGTGCCTGCCGAAAAGTCCATCCAGCCGTGAAATTGGTCTGATCCAAGCCTCCGGGGCGTTGTCAAGGCGAACCGGTCTCTGAGATTGGGTCGCAGATCCGTCGGCTGAGGCGTTTGGGCGCGGCATTTTCCGCGGCGCGGGGGTTTCGCTTGCCTTCAGTACACGCATTCCCGGGCCGCCTCGGCAAAGACCCGGATCTTTTCAGGCGGCGTGTCGAAGAAATGGTCGGCCAGCGAGCAGATGTACCCGCCGTCCTGCCCGACGGTCCTGAACAACCTGAACACGGTGT
Proteins encoded:
- a CDS encoding NAD(P)H-dependent oxidoreductase subunit E — protein: MAQSPRSMLRQRRRGLPPPPPDADIAAHLDDLGVSPASNLIGVLQDVQERFGYLPPAALRETSRRTRIPLSRVWGVVSFYAQFYTEPRG